A window of Zingiber officinale cultivar Zhangliang chromosome 5A, Zo_v1.1, whole genome shotgun sequence contains these coding sequences:
- the LOC121980782 gene encoding aluminum-activated malate transporter 10-like codes for MAMATSAKEVQDGLEWRVRVPQGSLAVVVESQPVWVDRAWAWLTGIVLAVVSKAVGFGRKAWSVGSDDPRRVVHGVKVGTGLTLVSLFYYTRPLYDGVGGWAMWAVMTVVVVFEYTVGGCLCKGFNRAIATSTAGFLAVGIHWAASKAGEKAEPVILSASVFILASAATFSRFIPAIKARFDYGITIFILTFSLVAVSGYRVDQLLFLAQERVYTISIGVGICLIVCVLVCPVWAGQELHLLVSGNLVKLADSLQGLVEECFMEDEAEEGKELPTAKSRGYKCVLNSKATEDSQANLAKWEPGHGRFRFRHPWSQYLKVAAAMRYCAYCMEAFNGSISSEIKAPEDMKSHLRGACIKLSLDSSNVLKELSSSIMSMKESRSIQCLVVEMKNGVQELQVALRSLPTDHVKKHRATLSLMEAMPLVTAASLLIEVSERVESVIEAVGVLARLASFEPSLDRKKASSYSSVVPQDESVRPQPQEV; via the exons ATGGCTATGGCTACTTCTGCGAAGGAAGTGCAGGACGGTTTGGAATGGCGGGTGAGGGTGCCTCAAGGCTCATTGGCTGTGGTGGTCGAGTCTCAGCCCGTTTGGGTCGACCGAGCATGGGCTTGGTTGACCGGGATCGTGCTGGCTGTCGTATCGAAGGCGGTCGGGTTCGGGAGGAAGGCTTGGTCGGTCGGCTCCGACGATCCCCGGAGAGTGGTGCATGGCGTCAAGGTGGGGACTGGACTCACGTTAGTGTCGTTGTTCTACTACACGAGGCCACTCTACGATGGCGTGGGAGGGTGGGCTATGTGGGCGGTCATGACCGTCGTGGTGGTCTTCGAGTACACCGTCGGTGGATGCCTGTGCAAAGGATTCAACCGAGCAATCGCGACGTCGACCGCCGGATTCCTCGCCGTCGGCATCCACTGGGCCGCGAGTAAAGCAGGGGAGAAAGCAGAGCCTGTCATCTTGAGTGCCTCCGTGTTCATCCTCG CTTCGGCCGCCACATTTTCTAGATTCATTCCGGCGATCAAAGCCCGGTTCGACTACGGCATCACCATCTTCATCCTCACCTTCAGCTTGGTGGCCGTCTCCGGGTACCGAGTCGACCAACTGCTCTTTCTCGCGCAGGAGCGTGTGTACACCATCAGCATCGGCGTCGGCATTTGCCTCATTGTCTGCGTCCTCGTTTGCCCTGTTTGGGCCGGCCAAGAGCTCCACCTCCTTGTCTCCGGCAACCTGGTGAAGCTCGCAGATTCCCTACAAGGCCTAGTGGAAGAGTGTTTCATGGAGGACGAGGCCGAGGAAGGAAAGGAGCTGCCCACCGCGAAGTCGCGGGGCTACAAGTGTGTCCTCAACTCGAAAGCGACCGAAGATTCTCAGGCCAATTTGGCAAAGTGGGAGCCCGGGCATGGCCGGTTTAGGTTTCGGCATCCATGGAGCCAGTACCTCAAGGTGGCAGCCGCCATGAGGTATTGTGCATATTGCATGGAGGCCTTCAATGGCAGCATCTCCTCTGAGATCAAG GCGCCGGAGGACATGAAGAGCCATCTGCGCGGCGCCTGCATCAAACTGAGCTTGGACTCATCGAACGTCTTGAAGGAGCTATCGAGCTCCATCATGTCGATGAAAGAGTCTCGAAGCATCCAGTGCTTGGTTGTCGAGATGAAGAACGGAGTGCAAGAGTTGCAAGTTGCTCTCAGGTCACTCCCCACTGACCATGTGAAGAAGCATAGAGCGACATTGTCACTGATGGAGGCCATGCCGCTCGTCACGGCAGCTTCCCTGCTGATCGAGGTCTCCGAGCGGGTTGAGAGTGTCATCGAGGCAGTAGGCGTGCTCGCGCGCCTCGCGAGCTTTGAGCCGAGCCTCGACAGGAAGAAGGCTTCCTCCTACTCCTCCGTAGTCCCCCAAGATGAGTCAGTGAGGCCTCAACCTCAAGAGGTTTAG
- the LOC121980783 gene encoding DNA-directed RNA polymerase III subunit RPC10-like produces the protein MEFCASCGNLLQIQPGIGQRVRFYCPTCPYVCTAINKIVRRQRLVKKELDPIFSGADAMKFASKTQTTCPRCHHGEAYFRQMQIRSADEPMSTFYQCCNEICNHQWRED, from the exons ATGGAGTTCTGCGCAAGCTGCGGGAATCTGCTGCAGATCCAACCGGGGATTGGCCAGAGGGTTCGCTTCTATTGCCCCACTTGCCCCTACGTTTGCACCGCCATCAATAAG ATTGTCCGGAGGCAACGATTGGTGAAGAAGGAGTTGGACCCCATCTTCAGCGGAGCCGACGCCATGAAGTTTGCCTCTAAAACCCAAA CAACGTGCCCAAGATGCCATCACGGAGAGGCATACTTCAGGCAAATGCAAATTCGATCGGCCGACGAACCAATGTCGACATTCTACCAGTGTTGCAATGAGATATGCAACCATCAATGGCGAGAAGACTAG